GCTCGGATACCCTCGGGCATATCGCCGAGGCATGCTTCAGGGGCGAAGCAGACAAGGGGCGTAAAGGCCCGCTCCACCTTCCCAATCTGACCGCATTAGGCTTAGGCAAAGCGGCAGAGGCCTCAAGCGGGAAATTTCCGCCAGGCCTGGATAAAAACGCCGAAATCATCGGCGCTTACGCCTATGCCAGCGAACTTTCCTCCGGCAAAGACACGCCGTCAGGCCACTGGGAAATTGCCGGCGTGCCGGTGCTGTTTGACTGGGGCTACTTTAGCGATACCGAGAACAGTTTCCCGCAGGAGCTGCTCGATTTGCTGGTGGAAAAAGCCAATCTGCCCGGCTATCTCGGTAACTGCCACTCGTCGGGAACGGTGATCCTCGACCAGCTTGGCGCAGAGCATATGAAGAGCGGAAAACCGATTTTCTATACCTCGGCCGACTCGGTGTTCCAGATTGCCTGTCATGAAGAGACTTTTGGTCTTGAACGCCTTTACGCGCTGTGTGAAATAGCCCGCGAGGCGCTGACCGAAGGCGGTTACAACATTGGCCGCGTGATTGCCCGTCCGTTTGTTGGCGATAAGCCGGGCCACTTTGAGCGCACCGGCAACCGCCACGATCTGGCGGTAGAACCTCCGGCACCGACCGTGTTGAAAAAGCTGGTCGATGAGCAGGGCGGAGAAGTGATCTCCGTCGGTAAAATCGCCGATATCTACGCCCATGTTGGCATCACTAAAAAGGTGAAGGCCACCGGCCTGGACGCGCTGTTTGACGCTACGGTGGGCGAAATGAAAAGCGCGCCGGATAACAGCATCGTGTTCACCAACTTCGTCGATTTTGATTCGGCGTGGGGGCATCGCCGGGATATCCCTGGCTATGCGGCAGGGCTGGAGCTGTTCGATCGCCGCCTGCCGGAGCTGATGGCGCTGGTGAAAGAGGGGGATATTCTGATCCTGACCGCCGATCATGGCTGCGACCCAAGCTGGCCCGGAACCGAGCACACGCGTGAGCATATCCCGGTGCTTATCTTCGGGCCGGGCGTCAGGCCGGGTGACTATGGCTATCGTGATACATTTGCCGATATTGGCCAGACGCTTGCCCACTATTTTGGCCTGTCGCCGATGGCTTACGGCAAACCATTCTTCTAAAAGTTAAAGCGCGCTTTAACGCTATTCGTAACCGGCCAGGCAGTCCCTGGCCTGACAATATAAGGATTAAATATGGCTACGCCTCATATTAACGCTGAGATGGGTGATTTCGCTGACGTGGTGCTGATGCCCGGCGATCCGCTGCGTGCTAAACATATTGCTGACACCTTCCTGCAGGACGCGGTAGAAGTGAACAACGTGCGCGGCATGCTGGGTTATACCGGTACCTATAAAGGCCGCAAAATCTCGGTTATGGGACACGGTATGGGCATACCTTCCTGCTCAATCTATGCCAAAGAACTGATCACTGAATTCGGCGTGAAGAAGATCATTCGCGTTGGCTCATGTGGCGCGGTGCGCACCGACGTGAAGCTGCGTGATGTGGTGATTGGTATGGGTGCCTGCACCGATTCCAAAGTGAACCGTATGCGTTTTAAAGACCACGATTTCGCAGCGATTGCTGATTTCGACATGGTACGCAACGCGGTAGATGCGGCGCAGGCGCTGGGCGTCAAAGCCCGCGTGGGCAACATCTTCTCTGCCGACCTCTTCTACACGCCGGACCCGCAGATGTTTGACGTGATGGAGAAATACGGTGTTCTCGGCGTAGAGATGGAAGCCGCCGGTATTTACGGCGTAGCGGCAGAGTTTGGCGCCAAAGCGCTGGCGATTTGCACCGTGTCCGACCATATCCGTACCCACGAGCAGACCACTGCCGCCGAGCGTCAGACCACCTTCAGCGAGATGATTGAGATCGCGCTGGAGTCGGTTCTGCTGGGCGACAAAGCGTAATTTTCTTCCTGTCGAGGCTGGTATCTGCCAGCCTTTTTTATTGAGTATCTATTCATTTTTTATCTTTCATCATCACTATTTCTCTTTTATCACAAGTGATTAAGTGATAATTATCTATTCACGTATCTATTCATAAATCTATTCATCATGAGCGAACTGACAACACTGTTGTTACAGGGGCCGCTGGATGCCGCCAGCCTTCAGGCACGGCTCGGCATCAGCCAGGCCACGCTGTCCCGCCTGATTAAGGCCCAGCCGCAGGTGCTGAAATACGGCCGCGCCCGCGCCACGCGCTATGCCCTGCTGCGACCGCTGCGCGAGGTCAGTCAGTTTCCATTGTGGCAGATAGATAGCGTCGGACAGGCTCATGCCGCCGGGCAGCTTTATCGCGTCTGGCCAGCGGGAAGCTGTGTGGTGCAGGATGCGAACGCCAGCTGGCGCTACTATCCCGGATTACCCTGGTATTTAAGCGATATGCGCCCGCAGGGCTTTCTCGGACGGCTATGGGGGCGCGACTGCGCACGGCTGCTGGGGCTGCCGGAAGATATTCGCCAGTGGAACGACGACCATTGTCTGCTGGCACTGAGCAGCCGCGGGGCCGATGTCACCGGCAGCTGGCTGATTGGTCAGCACAGCTATCAGCAGTGGCTGCAACGGTCGGATCCAGCGGCGGTGTTGCTGGCTGATAAGGCCACCTGTTATCCACGGCTGGCTGGTCAGGTTCTGGCAGGTGAGCAGCCCGGTTCATCGGCGGGGGGCGAACAGCCTAAATTTGCCAGCCTGGCGGAGCTGCCCGACGGCAGTCTGGCCCCTGTGTTAGTCAAATTTACCCCGGCACGCACCAACGAAAACAGCCAGCGCTGGTGCGATTTGCTTCGTGCCGAGGCGTTGGCGCTGCGGCTGATGCAGCAACACGGGCTGGCCGCAGCACGGGCGACGGTGATAGCGGCTGATAGCGGTCAGCTGTTCCTTGAAGTGGTGCGCTTTGACCGCGAGGGTGAAAACGGACGGCGCAGCATGGTCTCGCTGGAGGCGGTGCAGGCAGAATTTATCGGTCACCCGAATCACTGGCCAGCGGCGTTACGGCAGCTGGTACAGCAGAAACGTCTGAGCGAGCATGATGCGCAGCGCGGCATTTTACAGTGGGCGTTTGGTCGCCTGATTGCCAACGGCGATATGCACGCCGGTAATCTGTCGTTTTTTCTGAACGACGGCGGCTTAGGGTTAACGCCAGCATACGACATGCTGCCGATGAGCTTCGCGCCGAACAGCGCCGGTTATATGCGTGACGGCGCCGTGGCGCTGCGGCTTGATGACGGCGTGAGCCAGCAGCAGTGGCAAACCGCGCTGGAAATGGCCGGGGAGTTCTGGCAGTCAATCAGCGCAGAGGGTGCTTTCAGTGCGGGCTTCCGCCAGCTGGCCGCGGAGATGCAGCAGCAGCTGTCAGGGCTGGCCGCGCGCATCGCGCGCATGGCCTGAAAAGCGCCGCTAGTCGGTCTTTTTTTCCGTGGTCGCCGATGCGGCGTCACTGCTCTCTCGATCGTCTTCCTGATTGTCTTCATCATCATCTTCTTTCACCGGGTTATTGGCGGTGAGCAGGAAGGGTGACTGCTGCCAGCGCGTGCGGCGGTCGCGCAGCAGCGTGCGGGTGAGAATAATGCCGATAGCCAGCGCCAGCAGCATCATCAGGCGCAGGATATTAGTGGTGTTATCCACCTGCTTAACCTCGGTGACCAACACGTGGGTGTCCAGCGTGACGCGCAGGAAACCGCTGGGGCCGTCTTTGCTCTCCAGCGGTTGGACAATCTGATGATTGAAATAGCTGCCGGCGCGCTGCCCGTCGAGCGCCAGGCGATCGCGCACGTTAATGTTTTCACCGCTGTGCGCCACCAGGTTACCCGATCCATCATACAAAGAAATATCAAGGATACGGCTTGCGTTCGTCAGCTGGTTCAGCGTGTCGGCGATCCTTTGCTGGTTGTCGTCCGGGTTATCCATCAGCGGCGTCAGACTCCAGGCCACCTGGCGGGTCAGCGTATGCGCCAGCTCCTCAACCTGTTCGGAACGTGCCGCCTGGTGGCTGAGACTGAACCACGATGCGCCCTGCATAAGTATAACCAGTAGCGCAAGGCAGATCAGCACGATCGCCGTACGGTGCAGGCGAAATTTGATTTTGGCTTTTGCCATGTCGACCCTTAACATTGCCAGATGAATACCTGCCGCCTGGGGTAGCGCGGGGATAGCTTTATGTTGCCAGAAGGCGGGCTTACAGGGTAGCCTCTTGCCAGGTTTTAATGCTCTCCCTGTTTTGCGCATAACGGGGGGTAAAAGTCCTTACAGGAGCTGTAATGCCAAATAGTCTGACCTGGTGCGACCTGCCTGCTGAAGTCTCTCTCTGGCCGGGGTTACCTCTTTCTTTAAGCGGCGATGAGGTCATGCCGCTTGATTACCGTGCGGGCCGCAGCGGCTGGCTGCTGTACGGGCGTCAACTCGACAAAGCCTGCCTTACCGCCTATCAGCATCAGCTGGGCGCGGCGATGGTGATTGTTAGCGCCTGGGTGGTGGAAGACTATCAGGTGGTGCGCCTTGCCGGTTCACTCACGCCGCTGGCGACCCGTCTGGCGCATGATGCCGGCCTGGACGTTGCGCCGCTTGGCCGTATTCCGCACCTGAAAACGCCGGGTTTGCTGGTGATGGATATGGACTCGACGGCGATTGAAATCGAATGTATCGACGAGATAGCCAAACTGGCGGGCAGTGGCGAGCAGGTTGCCGAGGTGACCGAGCGCGCAATGCGCGGCGAGCTGGACTTTGCCGCCAGTCTGCGCCAGCGCGTGGCAACGCTGAAAGATGCGGATGCAAATATCCTGAAGACCGTACGCGATGAGCTGCCGCTGATGCCGGGGCTGACTTCCCTGGTGCAAAAGCTTCAGGCGCTGGGCTGGCACGTGGCGATTGCCTCCGGTGGTTTCACCTGGTTTGCCGAATATCTGCGTGATACGCTGCATCTGTCGGCGGCGGTGGCCAATGAGCTGGAAATCCGCGACGGTAAACTGACCGGCGAAGTGCTGGGCGATATTGTCGATGCACAATATAAAGCGGATACCCTGCGAAAGCTGGCGACGCGTTTTGCTATTTCGCCGCAGCAGACGGTTGCCGTTGGCGATGGTGCCAACGATCTGCCGATGATTAAAGCCTCGGCGCTCGGCATTGCTTACCATGCCAAGCCGAAGGTTAACCAGCAGAGCGAATTCATTATCCGTCATGCGGACCTGATGGGGGTGTTCTGCATCCTCAGCGGTAGTCTGATCCACGAAGAGCGTTAAGGGGAAGATTTGGCCAAAGCGGTAAAGCGTGCCTTTGTTTGTAATGAATGCGGCGCAGATTATCCACGCTGGCAGGGGCAATGCAGTGCCTGCCATGCCTGGAATACTATCACCGAAGTGCGCCTGGCGGCATCGCCCACCGTGGCACGTAATGAACGCCTGACGGGGTATGCCGGCAGCGCCGGGCCCAGCCGCGTGCAGAAACTGTCGGAAATCAGCCTTGATGAACTGCCGCGTTTCTCGACCGGTTTTAAAGAGTTTGACCGGGTGCTGGGCGGCGGCGTGGTGCCGGGCAGTGCCATCCTGATCGGCGGTAATCCCGGTGCCGGGAAAAGTACCCTGTTGCTGCAAACCCTGTGCAAACTGGCCGAAGGGATGAAAACCCTGTACGTCACCGGGGAGGAGTCGCTGCAACAGGTGGCGATGCGCGCCCATCGGCTGGGATTACCCACCGCCAACCTGAACATGCTGTCGGAAACCAGCATAGAGCAGATCTGCCTGATCGCCGAGCAGGAGCAGCCGAAGCTGATGGTGATCGACTCGATCCAGGTGATGCACATGGCGGATATCCAGTCCTCCCCCGGCAGCGTTGCCCAGGTGCGTGAAACCGCCGCTTACCTGACGCGCTTTGCCAAAACCAAAGGGGTGGCTATTGTGATGGTCGGCCACGTCACCAAAGATGGCTCGCTGGCAGGACCTAAAGTCCTGGAGCACTGTATTGACTGTTCGGTACTGCTGGATGGCGATGCCGACTCGCGCTTTCGTACCCTGCGCAGCCATAAAAACCGTTTTGGTGCGGTCAATGAGCTGGGCGTATTTGCGATGACCGAGCAGGGGCTGCGCGAAGTCAGTAATCCATCGGCCATCTTCTTAAGCCGGGGGGATGAAATTACCTCCGGTAGCTCGGTGATGGTGCTGTGGGAAGGAACGCGTCCGCTGCTGGTCGAAATCCAGGCGCTGGTAGATCACTCCATGATGGGTAATCCCAGGCGTGTCGCCGTAGGCCTGGAGCAGAACCGTCTGGCGATCCTGCTGGCGGTACTGCACCGCCACGGCGGCCTGCAAATGGCCGACCAGGACGTGTTCGTCAACGTGGTCGGCGGGGTCAAAGTGACGGAAACCAGCGCCGATCTGGCGCTGATGCTGTCGATGGTCTCCAGCCTGCGCGATCGCCCACTGCCACAGGATCTGGTGGTATTTGGTGAAGTGGGGCTGGCGGGAGAAATACGTCCGGTACCCAGCGGGCAGGAGCGTATTTCCGAAGCGGCTAAACATGGATTTCGCCGTGCTATCGTGCCTGCTGCAAACGTGCCGAAGAAGCCGCCGGAAAATATGAAAGTGTTCGGTGTGAAGAAGCTGGCCGATGCGCTGGCCATCCTTGACGACCTATAAATGACATGACGCGGGCCGGTATGGCTCGCCGATCCTGCAGGAGGCATACGTGTCGTCTTTTGATTATCTGAAAAGCGCAATCCGGCAACAGGGCTGTACGCTGCAAAAGGTGGCTGATGCCAGCGGCATGACGAAGGGCTATCTTAGCCAGCTGCTGAATGCCAAAATTAAAAGCCCCAGCGCGCAGAAGCTGGAAGCGCTGCACCGTTTCCTCGGACTGGAGTTTCCGCGCCGCGAAAAGACCATTGGCGTGGTGTTTGGTAAGTTCTACCCGCTGCATACCGGGCATATTTATCTTATCCAGCGCGCCTGTAGCCAGGTCGATGAGCTGCATATCATTATGGGTTACGACGAACCGCGTGACCGTCAGCTGTTTGAAGAGAGCGCCATGTCGCAGCAGCCAACGGTCAGTGACCGTCTGCGCTGGCTGCTGCAAACCTTCAAATATCAGAAAAATATCCGTATCCACTCCTTTAATGAAGAAGGTATGGAGCCGTATCCGCACGGCTGGGATGTCTGGAGCCCGGGTATCCAGGAGTTTATGGCGGATCGGGGCATTATCCCGGATCTGATCTACACCAGTGAAGAAGCCGATGCGCCGCAGTTCCGCGCTCATCTTGGCGTGGAAGCGGTGCTTATCGATCCAACGCGTTCATTTATGAATATCAGCGGCGGTCAGATCCGTCAGGATCCGTTTCGCTACTGGGAATATATTCCCACCGAAGTGAAGCCGTTCTTTGTGCGCACCGTGGCGATCCTCGGCGGTGAGTCGAGCGGCAAGTCTACGCTGGTTAATAAGCTGGCTAATATCTTCAATACCACCAGCGCCTGGGAATTTGGCCGAGATTACGTGTTCTCACATCTCGGTGGTGATGAAATGGCGTTGCAGTACTCCGACTATGACAAAATTGCTCTCGGCCAGGCGCAGTACATCGATTTCGCGGTGAAATATGCGAACAAAGTCGCCTTTGTTGACACCGATTTTGTCACCACCCAGGCGTTTTGCAAAAAGTATGAAGGGCGTGAACACCCGTTTGTGCAGGCGCTGATCGATGAGTATCGTTTCGACCTGGTGATCCTGGTAGAGAATAACGTGCCCTG
This DNA window, taken from Erwinia tasmaniensis Et1/99, encodes the following:
- the deoB gene encoding phosphopentomutase; the encoded protein is MKRAFIMVLDSFGIGSSKDAEKFGDKGSDTLGHIAEACFRGEADKGRKGPLHLPNLTALGLGKAAEASSGKFPPGLDKNAEIIGAYAYASELSSGKDTPSGHWEIAGVPVLFDWGYFSDTENSFPQELLDLLVEKANLPGYLGNCHSSGTVILDQLGAEHMKSGKPIFYTSADSVFQIACHEETFGLERLYALCEIAREALTEGGYNIGRVIARPFVGDKPGHFERTGNRHDLAVEPPAPTVLKKLVDEQGGEVISVGKIADIYAHVGITKKVKATGLDALFDATVGEMKSAPDNSIVFTNFVDFDSAWGHRRDIPGYAAGLELFDRRLPELMALVKEGDILILTADHGCDPSWPGTEHTREHIPVLIFGPGVRPGDYGYRDTFADIGQTLAHYFGLSPMAYGKPFF
- the deoD gene encoding purine-nucleoside phosphorylase, whose product is MATPHINAEMGDFADVVLMPGDPLRAKHIADTFLQDAVEVNNVRGMLGYTGTYKGRKISVMGHGMGIPSCSIYAKELITEFGVKKIIRVGSCGAVRTDVKLRDVVIGMGACTDSKVNRMRFKDHDFAAIADFDMVRNAVDAAQALGVKARVGNIFSADLFYTPDPQMFDVMEKYGVLGVEMEAAGIYGVAAEFGAKALAICTVSDHIRTHEQTTAAERQTTFSEMIEIALESVLLGDKA
- the yjjJ gene encoding type II toxin-antitoxin system HipA family toxin YjjJ, which codes for MSELTTLLLQGPLDAASLQARLGISQATLSRLIKAQPQVLKYGRARATRYALLRPLREVSQFPLWQIDSVGQAHAAGQLYRVWPAGSCVVQDANASWRYYPGLPWYLSDMRPQGFLGRLWGRDCARLLGLPEDIRQWNDDHCLLALSSRGADVTGSWLIGQHSYQQWLQRSDPAAVLLADKATCYPRLAGQVLAGEQPGSSAGGEQPKFASLAELPDGSLAPVLVKFTPARTNENSQRWCDLLRAEALALRLMQQHGLAAARATVIAADSGQLFLEVVRFDREGENGRRSMVSLEAVQAEFIGHPNHWPAALRQLVQQKRLSEHDAQRGILQWAFGRLIANGDMHAGNLSFFLNDGGLGLTPAYDMLPMSFAPNSAGYMRDGAVALRLDDGVSQQQWQTALEMAGEFWQSISAEGAFSAGFRQLAAEMQQQLSGLAARIARMA
- a CDS encoding YtjB family periplasmic protein; this translates as MAKAKIKFRLHRTAIVLICLALLVILMQGASWFSLSHQAARSEQVEELAHTLTRQVAWSLTPLMDNPDDNQQRIADTLNQLTNASRILDISLYDGSGNLVAHSGENINVRDRLALDGQRAGSYFNHQIVQPLESKDGPSGFLRVTLDTHVLVTEVKQVDNTTNILRLMMLLALAIGIILTRTLLRDRRTRWQQSPFLLTANNPVKEDDDEDNQEDDRESSDAASATTEKKTD
- the serB gene encoding phosphoserine phosphatase, translated to MPNSLTWCDLPAEVSLWPGLPLSLSGDEVMPLDYRAGRSGWLLYGRQLDKACLTAYQHQLGAAMVIVSAWVVEDYQVVRLAGSLTPLATRLAHDAGLDVAPLGRIPHLKTPGLLVMDMDSTAIEIECIDEIAKLAGSGEQVAEVTERAMRGELDFAASLRQRVATLKDADANILKTVRDELPLMPGLTSLVQKLQALGWHVAIASGGFTWFAEYLRDTLHLSAAVANELEIRDGKLTGEVLGDIVDAQYKADTLRKLATRFAISPQQTVAVGDGANDLPMIKASALGIAYHAKPKVNQQSEFIIRHADLMGVFCILSGSLIHEER
- the radA gene encoding DNA repair protein RadA; translated protein: MAKAVKRAFVCNECGADYPRWQGQCSACHAWNTITEVRLAASPTVARNERLTGYAGSAGPSRVQKLSEISLDELPRFSTGFKEFDRVLGGGVVPGSAILIGGNPGAGKSTLLLQTLCKLAEGMKTLYVTGEESLQQVAMRAHRLGLPTANLNMLSETSIEQICLIAEQEQPKLMVIDSIQVMHMADIQSSPGSVAQVRETAAYLTRFAKTKGVAIVMVGHVTKDGSLAGPKVLEHCIDCSVLLDGDADSRFRTLRSHKNRFGAVNELGVFAMTEQGLREVSNPSAIFLSRGDEITSGSSVMVLWEGTRPLLVEIQALVDHSMMGNPRRVAVGLEQNRLAILLAVLHRHGGLQMADQDVFVNVVGGVKVTETSADLALMLSMVSSLRDRPLPQDLVVFGEVGLAGEIRPVPSGQERISEAAKHGFRRAIVPAANVPKKPPENMKVFGVKKLADALAILDDL
- the nadR gene encoding multifunctional transcriptional regulator/nicotinamide-nucleotide adenylyltransferase/ribosylnicotinamide kinase NadR, whose protein sequence is MSSFDYLKSAIRQQGCTLQKVADASGMTKGYLSQLLNAKIKSPSAQKLEALHRFLGLEFPRREKTIGVVFGKFYPLHTGHIYLIQRACSQVDELHIIMGYDEPRDRQLFEESAMSQQPTVSDRLRWLLQTFKYQKNIRIHSFNEEGMEPYPHGWDVWSPGIQEFMADRGIIPDLIYTSEEADAPQFRAHLGVEAVLIDPTRSFMNISGGQIRQDPFRYWEYIPTEVKPFFVRTVAILGGESSGKSTLVNKLANIFNTTSAWEFGRDYVFSHLGGDEMALQYSDYDKIALGQAQYIDFAVKYANKVAFVDTDFVTTQAFCKKYEGREHPFVQALIDEYRFDLVILVENNVPWVADGLRSLGSSVDRREFQALLVSMLEENGISYIHVDQDNYDERFLRCVDLVKEMLGA